GGACGCGCGCTTCGCCGCGGCTGTCGCCGGTTTCGGGCAGGTGCTGAAGGGCGGCCGCTACACCGGCGACTGGTCCATCGACGATGCCATCGCGCTCGCCGAGGGCGCGCGCGGCAAGGACCCGTTCGGCTACCGTGCGGAGTTCTTGAACCTCGCTCGGCTGGCAAAGACCGCCGCGGCCTTGGAGCCGCTCAAGCAGCGCTGAGGCGTCACGCATCCCTCGCTGAGCGCAAACCGGCGGGGGATGCAGCGCCGCTGGTATGCGTCGTCTCCGATTGGACGGCTATAGCGGTCATCGCTTCTCTGTCCCACGAATTGCGATAGTCTCCGGTTTCGCGGTATCGCCGCAGAACGCACTTATGTGCCTGCGCGACATCCCGTGGCTTAGGACTAGGAGTCCGGAAGGACAGAATGCTCAACTTGGATCAAGCCATCGCGTTCGGGACTCTGTTTCTGGCCTTCGCGCTCTTTCTGTGGGGGCGCTTCCGTTACGACGTGGTGGCGATGCTGGCGCTGTTGGCTGTCACGCTTACAGGGCTCATCCCGGTCAACGCGGCTTTCTCCGGCTTCGCTCACCCGGCCGTCATCACGGTGGCCGCCGTTCTAATTTTGAGCCGAGCCCTTCAGAATGCCGGCATTGTGGACGTGATCGTCCGCCTTCTATCGCCGTTGCGCGGTTCCGAGACGTTGCAGATCAGTTCGCAAGCCGGGCTGGTCGCGGTTCTGTCGAGCTTCATGAACAATGTCGGCGCACTCGCCCTCATGCTGCCGGTCGCGCTGCGCAATGCCTATCGGAATAACTACGCGCCCGCGAGATCCCTCATGCCCCTTGCGTTCGCCTCACTGCTTGGCGGCATGGTCACGCTCATCGGCACACCGCCCAACCTGATCGTCGCGTCTTTTCGCGAGACCGAGACAGGGACGGCGTTCGGGATGTTCGCCTTTGCGCCTGTCGGTTTGGCCGTGGCGCTGGCGGGACTCGCCTTTATCATTTTCGCGGGGCCTCGCCTTCTCTCCGCCGACCGCCGGGGGTCCGCCGACGATGCGCTCGACGTTGGAGACTATCTGGCGGAAGCGCGCGTACAGAAAAAGGGCAAGGCTTGGGGTAGGACGGTTCAGGAAGTCGAGAAGCTCGTGGACAACGAGGCGCGCATCGTCGGTCTTGTGCAAGGGACGAAACGGCAGGTGGCCCCGGCGGCCACGCAAAAGCTGCACGCGCGCCATGTCTTGATCCTCGAAGGGGAGCCGGACTCGATCAAGGAGCTCGTGGATGCCGCCGGTCTCAAGCTGCTCGACAGTGAGGGGCTCAGTCCGCACAGGATCGAATCCGATCAAGTCGAAGTGGCCGAGGCCGTGATCAAGCCGGGATCGCGCCTGGAAGGCAAGACGCCGACGGCGCTGACGCTGCGCCGCGACTACGGCATCAACCTTCTCGGCATCGCGCGTCACGGGCGGCGGGTCCGCACTCGCCTCGGCAAGATCCGGCTGCAGATCGGCGATGTGCTGCTCCTGCAAGGCCCGTCCGAGACCATGGCGAGCACGCTCACGGAGCTGGGCTGTCTGCCGCTGGCCGAGCGAAGCCTGAAGATTGACCGGCCGCGCCGCTTGCTCTTAGCCGGCGGTATCTTCGCGCTCGCGATCGCGGCCACGGTATCGAATCTTCTCCCTGTTCAGATGGCCTTCGTTGCCGGGGCCGTGGGCGTGGTGATCGCCGACATCGTGCGCCCGACAGAGATCTATGAGAGTATCGACTGGCCCGTGATCGTCCTGCTCGGCGCCATGATCCCGGTCGGTCAGGCCTTGGAGACCACGGGCGGCGCGGCCTTGATTGCCGATGGTATGACGGCGCTCGGCGCGGACCTCGCGCCGGTGTGGATGATCGCCTTGCTGCTGGTCGGCACCATGTTCGTTTCGGACGCCATCAACAACAACGCCACGGCGGTCCTCATGGCCCCGATTGGTTTCCAGCTAGCGGAGCGGCTGCAGGTGAGCCCGGACCCGTTCCTGATGGCGGTCGCGGTCGGCGCCTCATGCTCGTTCCTCACGCCGATCGGACATCAGTCCAATACGCTGGTCATGGCCCCGGGGGGCTATCTCTTCGGGGACTACTGGCGCCTGGGGCTGCCGCTTCAGACCGTGATCGCGATCGTGGCCGTTCCCATGATTCTGATCGTCTGGCCTCTGTAGCGGGGCCTCTGCGCGGGGGGATTTCATCAGCCCAATCAATGGTCGGAGTGGCAGGATTTGAACCTGCGACCCCCTCGTCCCGAACGAGGTGCGCTACCAGGCTGCGCTACACTCCGCCACGACCAGAGATTTGGCTGGAAGAGGACCGTATATAGACGGGGAGGGGCCCGCCCGCAACAAAGAGGTGGGCGGTTCGGCGCAAAGTTTTTTGGCGCCGAATGGGCCGATCCATTGCCGAACGGGCCCGATGCTGGTACGACGGCAGCCCGCTCGGCCCCAAGCCGGGCCGCCGGTTGAGTCGCTCGGCTCGCCTGGCGACGGAGCGGCTCCCGAACAAGCGTGATGGGGCGTGGCCAAGCGGTAAGGCAACGGGTTTTGGTCTCGTGATCCCAGGTTCGAATCCTGGCGCCCCAGCCACCTAGTCGCGGGCACTTCGGCTCTCTCCAGACACTCACCAAACGGCGCCGAAGAAGCGCGTAATTGCGCCACTATTCGGCGGCGGCTCTGCCGGAAGAGCGCAGAGAGGCGTAAGTCTCTGTGCTAGAAGGGGTACTTCCCGCGCTTTTTCTCTACATGCCGATTTCGGGGGTCACACTTTGCGAGGACCAGATGGTCTCACCATCAGCCTAGCATCATGATGTGTGTCGAACTTCGAATCCGATGCTCTCAGCCACCAAGTCGCGGGCTCTTCGGCTCTCTCCAGACACTCACCAAACAGCGCCGAAGAAGCGCGGAATTGCGCCACTAGTCGGCGGCGGTTCTGCGGAAAGGGTGTAGGGAGACGCAAGCCTTTGCGCGAGCAGGGGTGTTTCTCGCGCTTTTTCTCAACTGGCCACTCTTGGGGTCACACTTGGCGGGACAGTTCGTAAACTACGCAATCTGCTCGTCGACCAAGGCCATTTGCTCCATCTTCTGCGTGCTGTTCAACCTCTCATCTGCTGACGCGTCCGCCGAGCATGATCACGGTAACCACGTCACTCGCGTATATTTCCTGACTGCAATCTTACGTATACATTAGCCGCTCGGGAGGGGTATCAGTTGTTCTGGTTGCTCGTCATCGGCGGTGTGGTCTTGTGGCTTGTCTATCGTGGTTCCAAAGGCCCGAAAGCAAGGCTTGGCGCCGCGCACCAAAGAGTCCTCGCCGGCCACGATGCGTCCTCGTCATTAGAGACATCGTGGGGAGCGTCGCCTCAGGCCGGGCGCGTCTCGCGAAGGACGTCGGCTCCGGCCCGCTGGGTCTCCGTTGGACAGACTGCCAATGTTGCAGGCTTCACGATTACTTCTGGAATGTTCTACCTCGGCGGACTACTCCCGGACCAATTCGAAGGGAACTGCGGAAACTGTGTCGTAGACCCGGCCTGCAAGGTCGCTTCGTCGGGAGAGGACCGACTGGGAAGTTCGATGTCCTACTGGCCTTCCTATCAGAGGATGACGCCGGTCGCGCGGAGAACCTATCTTGGCTGGCTGGCGGCCGGGCGTGACGATCCATCCATCGGCATCGGATATGTCTTTCTGTTCTTCTATGGCATCGAACGCCGCTTGCTTGTGGATGGAGCGCATTCGGAAGCGCCGGACCTAATTCGCGAAGTCCGTCGACTCCTCGAGATCTACGGCACGAACAATTCGTTCAAAGGCTACGCGACGAGGTTTCTCGATGCAGCCCGGCTCGTCTCCTCTGCGGACATAGAGCGGCCGCAACTGTCGCCAGATCTTCGTTCCGGCTACGAGATGCCCATGCAAGTCCGTGCGTATCTCGGCCGCAAGCTCGCAGCCCGTGAAAGCCTTGATCATGGCGAAGCGCTTTTGTGGTTGCTGTCGCTTCCGGACACGAATCTGCGGACGCCGGCACGGCGTTGCTTCACCAAATTGCTAGCCCTCTGGCGGCATCGGTTTGCCGAACGGTATCCGAATGGTTTGAAGGTCAGGCCGCCCAAGTCACGGCTGAAACTGGATTATCGCGCGGCGAGTGGCGGCTTCGGTTACCAGACAGAGATATGTGACGAATCAGGGCCGCTTCCCGACATCGCAGCAATCTCGGCACCTCTCGACAGTCTGCGGGACATCCTGAATGCCTGCAGTGATGAACTCGCCGCCTATAGCAGGCTGCTCGGAAGATCGCCTGAGGCGCGGGGAACCATGGAAGCAGCCCTCCTGCTTCCAACAGAGCTGTTCTCGTCGACATTGGGCACGGCTGTTGCCCAAAGACTGGAACAACTCTTCGCCGGTCGTGATGCGGTGAGTTTGAAGGTCTCGGATCTGGCATCTGCGCTGTCCTTGAAGATTGAAGCAACTGGGAACGTTCCCGCTGGACTTTGCAACAAGATTGGCGCGCTGCTCGACAGGCTCGACATAGCATTCGAGCCAGACCGCCGGTACGGTTCCAGGAACATGCAGGGCGACGGCCGCATGCTGCTGTTCAAAGCGAGGAACGGAGCCAGCATCGATGGCGATGCCCCTGATTTTGTCGCTGCTCGAACCATGATCGACATCTCCAGTCTAGCTGTTGCCGCCGACGGTCGGGTTGCGCCTGAAGAGTTCGAGTCGATCGTGGGCGAGGTACGAGCGCTAAGCAGCATTGGTGAGATCGAAAAGGTCCGGCTCACGGCATACGCAAGCACGTTCCTCAAGGACATGCCTGCTCAGCAGGCCGCGATCCAGAAGTTGAAGGCGCTATCGCCGGCTGCAAGACAAGCTGCAGTCGATTCGGCAACCGCTGCGGTCTTGGCGGACGGCCATGCCAGCCCAGCGGAAGTCAAATTCCTGGAACGGGTCTACAAGACTCTCGGGTTCCCTAAGGAGAACCTCTACGCGGCCCTGCACCGGGGAGCAATCGCGCTGGACGAGCCCGTTCCCGTGTCCGGTGAACATCGGACCCCAGGTGTCCCGATTCCCGGCGATCCGCGGGATTTGCGAACCGCTTCCACTGGGGTCCAGATCGATCTTGCTCGCCTTGAGCGCATTAGGTCCGAAACCTTGGCCGTCTCCAAACTGCTGACGGGCATCTTCGTAGAAGAAGAGTTCGCGCCACCGCCACCACCGGCCGAAACGTCCACACCGACCGCCGCTTCACGCTTCTCAGGGCTCGATGCTGCCCACGCTGCCCTTTTGGAGCACCTCCTCTCCGCTCCTGGTTTGGCGCGGGAACGTTTCGACGATCTGGCGCGGAACCTGAGACTGCTACCGGACGGTGCCATCGAACTGATCAACGATTGGGGCTTCGATCTCTTCGGAGAACCAATCATTGACGACGACGTAGAGCTTTCAATCGCGCACCACATCGAGATCGAACTGAAGGGCATGGAGGCCACTATATGACTGGAACATCACGGATTCGGCCTCGCGAGCGTGACGTAATCCTGCAGGCTCTTGCCGCCGGTGTAGTTCCGCGGGTTGGACTTCAACATGTCCAGGTCGGCCGCGCCGCCGAGGTAGAGGCCTTGGTGCGCGACGTCGAGCGCGTTGTCGCCGGCGGGGCAACGATTAGGTTCGTGATCGGCGAATACGGTGCAGGGAAGACCTTCTTCCTAAATCTTGTTCGACTGATCGCGCTGGAGCGGAAGTGCATTACGCTACATGCTGACCTCGCTCCTGACCGGCGTCTGCACGCCTCCGCCGGGCAGGCACGCGGCCTATATGCGGAAGCCGTTAGAAACATGGCCACGCGCACGAGACCCAATGGCGGTGCGTTGCCAAGCGTCGTCGAGCGTTTCGTGACGGACTGTGTCAACGAGGCGAGCAACAATGCGAGACCTGTCGAGAGGGTCGTTGACGATAGGCTCGCGCATCTACAAGAGTACATTGGCGGCTATGACTATGCGACAGTTCTCAAGGCATATTGGTGCGGCAGCGAAGAGGGCGACGAGAACCTGAAGGACGCCGCCCTTCGTTGGCTTCGGGGTGAATACTCAACCAAGACGGAGGCGCGACAAGCACTCGGCGTGCGCAACATTATCGGTGACAACGATGTCTACGACGCATTGAAGTTGCTTGCCGCCTTCGTGAGGTTGGCGGGCTATGCCGGCCTCTTCATCGTCTTCGACGAGATGGTCAATCTTTACAAGCTTCAAAGCAGTCAAGCACGCAACCAGAACTTCGAACAAATCCTTCGGATCCTGAATGACGTCTTGCAGGGCAATGTCGGGGGAATTGGATTCGCTTTCGGCGGCACGCCCGAGTTTCTTATGGACACCCGGCGGGGCCTCTATAGCTATGCGGCGCTGCAATCGCGTCTCGCGGAGAACAGCTTCGCAAGAGATGGACTCGTCGACCTTTCCGGACCCATCGTGAGGCTGCAGAACCTCACGCCGGAGGACTTGCTGATCCTTCTTGCCAAGATCCGCGCCATTTTTGCCCTGGGAGACCCTTCAAACTATCTCGTGCCGGATGACGCGCTGCCGATGTTCATGCAGCACTGCAATCGGCATGTCGGGGAGGCCTATTTCCGGACGCCGCGCAACACAATCAAGGCCTTCGTCCAGTTCTTGGCGGTTCTCGAACAAAATCCAGAAACCAAGTGGCAGAACCTGATCGGTGACATGGAAGTCGCGCTCGATGCCGAGGCCGCAATGGACCTCGAATTGGGAGACGAAGGCGGCGGTAGCAATGACGACCTCTCCTCTATCCGACTCTGAGTCGGCCTCGAGCTTCGATAGGCTCCATGCAGAGATTCGCCGCTGGATCTGGGAGCAGCAGTGGGCGGAGCTTCGCGATGTCCAAAACCGAACCATTTCAGCGGTGCTTGACGAGAATGCGGACATTCTCATTGCGGCATCGACCGCGGCAGGAAAGACGGAAGCCGCCTTCCTGCCGATCCTGACGCAGGTCGCCGATCGCATGGAGCGGGGTTTCTCGGTCCTTTACGTGAGCCCCCTCAAGGCTCTCATCAACGATCAGTTTCGGCGTCTCGATCAACTTTGTGAGCGCCTTGGGGTGGAGGTGGTGCGTTGGCACGGCGATGCCTCGCAGGCTGCAAAGCAACGGGCCCGCAGGAACCCCAGAGGGCTAATTCTGATCACGCCTGAATCGATTGAGGCCATGTTAATCCGGCGGCCGAACGACGCGAAGGCCATGTTGGGGTCTTTGTCGTACATCGTTGTCGATGAGCTGCATGCATTCCTCAATGGCCCACGGGGACTACATTTATCCAGCTTGCTTCGGCGCATCGATGCGTTGTCAAGCAATCGCGCGCGGCGGCTCGGTCTGTCGGCAACAATTGGTGACCTCGAACGGGCCGCGGCCTGGCTCAATCCGAACGACCCAAGTCTAGTGTCTATAGTGGAGGCAGCCGGCGATTCCCCGGAGCTACGTCTCCAGATCAGGGCATACACGGACCCGGCGGACGCTGACGATGTGGATGGTATCGAAGATGAGGCAAAGCCTGTCGCCCTTGATCGGATTGCGGATCATCTTTTTGCGACGCTTCGCGGCTCAAACAATCTTGCCTTTGCGGGTTCAAGGCGCCGGGTCGAGGCGGTAGCTGACCGTCTGCGCACTCGATCAGATTTAGCTCATGTTCCCAATGAGTTCTTTCCGCATCATGGCAGCCTGTCGAAGGAGCTGCGTGAGGAGCTGGAACTTCGGTTGAAGCAAGGAGAACTTCCAACCACGGCCGTGGCCACAACGACGCTCGAACTCGGCATCGATATCGGTTCCGTCACCTCGATCGCCCAGGTGGGTGCGCCGCGTTCCATGTCGTCACTTCGTCAGCGACTCGGGAGGAGCGGCCGCAGAAGCGGTGTGCCGGCCATCTTGCGCATCTATGCGAGGGAACAGCTCTTGTCGAAGGATGCAGACCCGATAGATCGCCTAAGGTTGGATGTCGTGCGCTCAGTTGCCGCGGTCCGGTTGCTCGTCGA
This genomic window from Methyloceanibacter caenitepidi contains:
- a CDS encoding DEAD/DEAH box helicase, translating into MTTSPLSDSESASSFDRLHAEIRRWIWEQQWAELRDVQNRTISAVLDENADILIAASTAAGKTEAAFLPILTQVADRMERGFSVLYVSPLKALINDQFRRLDQLCERLGVEVVRWHGDASQAAKQRARRNPRGLILITPESIEAMLIRRPNDAKAMLGSLSYIVVDELHAFLNGPRGLHLSSLLRRIDALSSNRARRLGLSATIGDLERAAAWLNPNDPSLVSIVEAAGDSPELRLQIRAYTDPADADDVDGIEDEAKPVALDRIADHLFATLRGSNNLAFAGSRRRVEAVADRLRTRSDLAHVPNEFFPHHGSLSKELREELELRLKQGELPTTAVATTTLELGIDIGSVTSIAQVGAPRSMSSLRQRLGRSGRRSGVPAILRIYAREQLLSKDADPIDRLRLDVVRSVAAVRLLVERFVEAPCADAAVATVVLHQTLSLITQLGGSRAEALYDAICGIGPMSVMTKRDYAELLRGMASPEHRLLEQAPDGTIMLGETGERLVASRDFYAIFSTDQEWRLVFGARSLGTIPISNAVGIGVIVTFAGQRWRIVDVDDRSKVLEVQRHRAGRIPSFESLFIEPVHDRLSATMRTVLASHDLPPYLDKDATALLGEGRGAYAELKLASKSLIASGRDTHVLTWRGTEMNSVLGVAFLAAGLDCSILDVGVTVVDTHPEIVCEILRQLAAKPPDISDIVEFVENLQTEKFDEMVPEPVLRRMWVEGHRRAADGLAELAAGLAGSGAARGPQS
- a CDS encoding ATP-binding protein, whose product is MTGTSRIRPRERDVILQALAAGVVPRVGLQHVQVGRAAEVEALVRDVERVVAGGATIRFVIGEYGAGKTFFLNLVRLIALERKCITLHADLAPDRRLHASAGQARGLYAEAVRNMATRTRPNGGALPSVVERFVTDCVNEASNNARPVERVVDDRLAHLQEYIGGYDYATVLKAYWCGSEEGDENLKDAALRWLRGEYSTKTEARQALGVRNIIGDNDVYDALKLLAAFVRLAGYAGLFIVFDEMVNLYKLQSSQARNQNFEQILRILNDVLQGNVGGIGFAFGGTPEFLMDTRRGLYSYAALQSRLAENSFARDGLVDLSGPIVRLQNLTPEDLLILLAKIRAIFALGDPSNYLVPDDALPMFMQHCNRHVGEAYFRTPRNTIKAFVQFLAVLEQNPETKWQNLIGDMEVALDAEAAMDLELGDEGGGSNDDLSSIRL
- a CDS encoding SLC13 family permease, which encodes MLNLDQAIAFGTLFLAFALFLWGRFRYDVVAMLALLAVTLTGLIPVNAAFSGFAHPAVITVAAVLILSRALQNAGIVDVIVRLLSPLRGSETLQISSQAGLVAVLSSFMNNVGALALMLPVALRNAYRNNYAPARSLMPLAFASLLGGMVTLIGTPPNLIVASFRETETGTAFGMFAFAPVGLAVALAGLAFIIFAGPRLLSADRRGSADDALDVGDYLAEARVQKKGKAWGRTVQEVEKLVDNEARIVGLVQGTKRQVAPAATQKLHARHVLILEGEPDSIKELVDAAGLKLLDSEGLSPHRIESDQVEVAEAVIKPGSRLEGKTPTALTLRRDYGINLLGIARHGRRVRTRLGKIRLQIGDVLLLQGPSETMASTLTELGCLPLAERSLKIDRPRRLLLAGGIFALAIAATVSNLLPVQMAFVAGAVGVVIADIVRPTEIYESIDWPVIVLLGAMIPVGQALETTGGAALIADGMTALGADLAPVWMIALLLVGTMFVSDAINNNATAVLMAPIGFQLAERLQVSPDPFLMAVAVGASCSFLTPIGHQSNTLVMAPGGYLFGDYWRLGLPLQTVIAIVAVPMILIVWPL
- a CDS encoding TerB N-terminal domain-containing protein; the protein is MFYLGGLLPDQFEGNCGNCVVDPACKVASSGEDRLGSSMSYWPSYQRMTPVARRTYLGWLAAGRDDPSIGIGYVFLFFYGIERRLLVDGAHSEAPDLIREVRRLLEIYGTNNSFKGYATRFLDAARLVSSADIERPQLSPDLRSGYEMPMQVRAYLGRKLAARESLDHGEALLWLLSLPDTNLRTPARRCFTKLLALWRHRFAERYPNGLKVRPPKSRLKLDYRAASGGFGYQTEICDESGPLPDIAAISAPLDSLRDILNACSDELAAYSRLLGRSPEARGTMEAALLLPTELFSSTLGTAVAQRLEQLFAGRDAVSLKVSDLASALSLKIEATGNVPAGLCNKIGALLDRLDIAFEPDRRYGSRNMQGDGRMLLFKARNGASIDGDAPDFVAARTMIDISSLAVAADGRVAPEEFESIVGEVRALSSIGEIEKVRLTAYASTFLKDMPAQQAAIQKLKALSPAARQAAVDSATAAVLADGHASPAEVKFLERVYKTLGFPKENLYAALHRGAIALDEPVPVSGEHRTPGVPIPGDPRDLRTASTGVQIDLARLERIRSETLAVSKLLTGIFVEEEFAPPPPPAETSTPTAASRFSGLDAAHAALLEHLLSAPGLARERFDDLARNLRLLPDGAIELINDWGFDLFGEPIIDDDVELSIAHHIEIELKGMEATI